The nucleotide sequence GTAAAAATCACAAATAAATACCGTTTATCAGAGAAAGGACTTAACTTACATATTATGCTTTTACCTATTATTTTTACCTTTTTGTTGGCGTTTGTTATGTTGCTTTTAAAGCCACAAAAAATGGCTAGGTTTTTTAAATTCATAAGTGTAATCCCTCTGTTATTATTTCTCTACCTATTAAGTTATTTGCCGGCTGTTCATTATGGTGCAAAATCGGTTTTTTTTAAAAACGAATGGATTCCTTCTTTAGGTATTTCGTTAGATTTTAAAATAGATGGTCTTTCAATGCTTTTTTCATTGATGATTACCGGTATTGGTACATTAATTTATCTGTATGCAGCAGAATATTTAAAAAAAGACGAAAACATTCACCGATTTTATTGCTATTTAACGTTGTTTATGGGTGCAATGCTTGGCGTGGTTTTGTCTGACAATTTAATTACGCTGTTTGTTTTTTGGGAACTTACCAGTATCAGTTCTTATTTTCTTATCGGATATAACACCACTGAAGAAGATTCAAGAAAAAGTGCTTTATGGGCATTGAGCTTAACAGGATTGGGCGGTTTTTTTATGCTGGCATCTTTTTCTTTAATTGGAATGGTTTCCGGAACTTATTCTATCAATGAATTGCTGACACAACCTGGTATTTTAGTAAATAACGAATTTTATTACATTATTATATCCTTACTTTTTGCAGGGGCATTTACCAAATCGGCACAGTTTCCGTTTCATTTTTGGTTGCCGGGTGCTATGAAAGCTCCCACGCCGGTTTCTGCATACCTGCACTCTGCAACAATGGTAAAAGCGGGAATTTATTTATTGGCTCGTTTTTCACCTATTTTAAGTGGAGATGAGGTTTGGAATTATACTTTAATGATTGTTGGAGGTATAACAATGGTAATTGGAGCCTTATTAAGTATTTTTCATAAAGATATGAAAGGCTTACTGGCTTATACCACCATTTCGGCATTGGGTATTATTGTTTTTCTGTTGGGTATTGGTACCGAAACTGCTTATTACGCTGCTTGTACTTTTATTTTGGTTCATGCACTTTACAAAGCAACATTGTTCTTAATCACAGGTATTGTAGATCATGCAACGCATACTAGAGATTTATCTGTTTTAAGAGGATTGGGTAAAGTAATGCCGCTGGTTGCCATTGCTGCTTTTATTGCTGCTTTGTCAAGTGCCGGAATTCCGTTGACTTTTGGGTTTTTAAGTAAAGAATTGTTTTACGGGATAACCACAGGTACTATCTGGACACAAGAATCTGTTTTTATACTAACCGGAATCGTATTACTAACCAATGTATTTTTAACTTCGGCAGGATTTTTAGCAGGTATTCGTCCGTTTTTTGGAAAATTGCCTCAAGAGTTTAAAAAGATACAGAAACCAAATATCTTTTTATGGCTTCCGCCCGTGGTGTTAAGTTTTTTTACCTTGCTTTTTGGCGTATTGCCAGTTATTGTAGATCAAACAGTAATCAATGCAGCCAGCAGTGCCGTTTTTGGAAAATCAACGGATATGTATCTTTCATTATGGCACGGGTTTAACATTGTTTTACTGCTAAGTATCATCACCATTGTGTTGGGAATCGTATTATACTTTACAATAAAACCATCAAACAAAAACGAAGGCAGGTTAAAAGGATTAGACGATTTTTCACCACAAACAATTATCACCAACATAGCATTAGGTATTCGTTTGTTTGCGTTTAAATATACCCGTTTTTTTCACAATGGATACCTGAGAATCTACATATTGATCATTATTTTGTTTTTTACAGGTATTGTAGGATACAAATTGTTTGCCGATGTGCCTTTACGAGTAAATACCGAGGGTTTGTCGGAATTTAGAATTTACGAATTTATTGTTTTCGTAATTACCATGATTGCCATTTATATCATTACAAATACCTCTTCAAGGTTAACGTCTATTGCTGCTTTGGGAGTGGTGGGTTATTCTATTTGTTTGATATTTGTGTTTTATGGTGCACCCGATCTGGCAATGACGCAGTTTGCAATAGATACACTTACGGTGGTTTTGTTTGTACTGGTATTGTTTAAATTACCGCCTTTCCTGAAATTTTCAAACAGTAAAATTCAATTTAGAGACGGAATCATTTCAATCAGTTTCGGTATATTAATTTCATTAATTACGCTTCAGGCACTGGTGTCGCCGGCAGATAAAAGTGTGAGTAAATTTTATGCCGATAATGCTTATGTAATGGCAAAAGGTAAAAACGTGGTAAATGTAATACTGGTTGATTTCAGAGGATTTGATACAATGATTGAAACCATTGTACTATCTATTGCTGCAATTGGCGTTTACAGCATTTTAAAATATAAAACACAAGATGGAGAGAAATCGGAATAACGAAAAATTAGACAAAACAATTTTACGGACATCGACTAATTACTTGCTGCCGCTTTTAATTTTGTTCTCTATTTTTTTATTGATACGAGGACATTATTTACCGGGTGGCGGATTTGTGGGCGGATTAATTGCGTCGATAGCTTTTGTACTGCATTCATTTGCTTACAGTCCCACGCAAACATTGCGAATGTTTAGCATTAAACCTTTTTTCTTGATTCCTACCGGATTATTGGTTAGCTTTTTAAGTGGATTATTGCCGGTTGTTTTAGGAAAGTCGTTTATGACTGGTGTGTGGTTTGCAGAATCGGTGGTGGTTATCGGAGCTTTCGGTTCGGCTTTGCTGTTTGATGTGGGTGTTTATATGGTGGTGGTTGGTGTGGTTTTAACAATATTGTTTACAATATCTGAAAATACATAAAATGGAATTATTATTAGTTATTTTAGTCGGAGCTTTTTATTCTGCAGGTATCTATATGATGTTTCGCAGAAGTATGGTAAAATTATTATTAGGTTTGTTACTTTTGGGAAACGGAGCAAACATATTAATATTTCTTATTGGTGGAATCACTAAAGGAAAAGCACCGATTATAAAACCTGAAAATACCGAATTTTTAGAAATTTATGCCGATCCTGTTCCGCAGGCTTTAATTCTTACGGCAATTGTTATCAGTTTTGCATTAACGGCATTTGCCATTGTGTTGCTAAAAAGGGTATATACCACCACCGGATCTGATGATTTGGATTCATTAAATATTCAAGATTTAGATATATGACAACAAACTTTATACTGGCACCCGTATTAATGCACTTGTTTACCGCAATTCTTTTATTGTTTTTCTGGCAAAAAGTTTTTGTACAAAAAGTAATAAGCATTGTAGGAAACAGTATTGCATTTATATTGTGTTTGCGCTTGTTTGAAATGACGTTGACAAACGGGTATCTAACTTTGCAATTAGGAGGTTGGCAGGCACCTTTCGGAATTACTTTTATGGCAGATACGCTTAGTGCCATTATGGTACTTTTAACGGCATTGGTTTCATTAGCTGTAGGTATTTATTCTACATCGAGTTTAAATGTTAGCAGAATAAAATTTGGATATTTTTTTATTTTCCACTTTTTAGTAATGGGACTTTTAGGTGCTTTTTTAACCGGCGATATATTTAATTTGTACGTATGGTTTGAAGTGGTTATTATTTCATCGTTTATTTTACTGACCGTTGGCGGAAAAAAAATGCAAATGGAAGGTGCCATAAAATATGTAACAATGAATATGCTGGCATCAGTTATTTTCCTTACTGCAATTGGCATTTTATACGGTATTACCGGAACATTAAATATTGCCGATTTAGCTGGTAAAGTGGCTCAAGTAGAAAATAAGGGACTGGTAACGGTAACGTCATTGCTGTTTTTTGTAGGTTTTGGAATTAAATCAGCGGTTTTTCCACTGTATTTCTGGTTGCCTTCGGCTTATCATACGCCACCGTCTGCTATCGCGGCCATTTTTGGCGGACTGTTAACAAAAATGGGCATTTATGCTATGTTGCGTGTTTTTACCGTGGTTTTTCAACCTGATTATTTCACGCTTACGTTGTTTTCTGTAATTGCAATATTAACCTTAATTACCGGAGCTTTAGGTACCATTAATAAAAGAAGTATCCGACGGATTTTATCTTATCTTATCGTATGTCACATCGGGTATCTTATTGCAGGTTTGGGGTTAAATACCGAATTGGCTTTTGTAGCCGTGATTTTTTACCTGATCCACGATGTTATTGTGAAGAGTAATTTCTTTATGATTTCCGGAATCATTTTAAAAATGCGAGAAACAGTAGATATCACTCGTTTGGGAAGCTTATTGAAAGATTATCCAAAGTTTTCGTTTATGGTTGCTTTAGTACTTTTTTCTTTAATAGGCATTCCGCCGCTATCCGGATTTTGGCCTAAAGTATTGCTTTTTCAGGAAACCTTTAAACAAGAAAATTATGTACTGCTTGCGGCATTGATTGTAGCAAGTTTTGTAACGCTTTTTGTGGTTATTCGTATTTGGTCTGAAGCTTTCTGGAAAGAATCACCCAAACCCATTACAGAAGAAATAGATCATTTTAGACCATTTCCGCTTTTAGGCAAAATTGCTTTGATTGCTCCTGTAATTGGATTAACTGCGGTATCGTTATTTATAGGATTAAATGCCAACAGTGTTTTTAAACTGGCAGAAAAAGCTGCTTATGAAATGAAACATCCCGAAATTTATATAAACAACGTTTTAAACACAAAAGAATAATTAAGTATGTTACAAAATTTTTTATTAAACATATTACTTACATTTGTTTGGGTAGCGTTAACTGGTCAGTTAGGTTATACCAATTTTGTGTTTGGTTATGCGTTAGGCTTTTTTATTTTGTGGATGGTTAACAAATCGGTTCACGCCAATACCGAATATTTTTACAGGGTTCCCAAAATTTTTGCGTTTATCCTGTTGTTTTTTTATGATTTAATGAAAGCAAATTACGAGGTTACTAAAGATGTAATTACGCCTAATTACAATATGAAACCCGGTATCATTAAATATGAAATGGAAGCAAAAACCGATTTTGAAATTACCATGCTTGCCAATATGATTGCTTTAACTCCGGGAACGGTGGTTGTAGATCTGTCTAAAAATAAAAAGTTTATGTATATCCACGTGATGTATTTAACCAATAAAGAAGAATTTATTGAAAGACTGAGCAACAGAATAGAACGAAAACTATTAGAAATAATCAGATAAAATGACGGTTGAAGATTACATAGCATATATTGTAATGCCAATTATTTGTTTGGCAATATTTTTTATAATGTTACGATTTATAAAAGGTCCGCAAGTGGTTGACCGTGTGGTTGCACTTGATTTACTGATTACTGTCGGTGTGGCTTTTATAACCCTTTTCAGCATCATTGTAAACAATCCGTTGTTTTTAGACGAGGCAATGATTTTGGCTCTTATTGCCTTTTTAAGTACGGTTGCCTTTTCATTTTATATATTTAAAAGAAAAAGAGATGAATGATTTGTTAATAAAAATTTTAAGCACATTAGGTGCCGTTTTTGTGCTTATAGCCTCGTTCGGTGTTTTTAAAATGCCCGATTTTTATTCGCGGTTATCAGTAACAATAAAAGCTGCCACATTGGGTATTGGCTGTATTCTTATTGCTGCTACCATACATTTTTCCGAGTTTTCTGTTACCACCAAAGCCATTGCAATTATATTTTTCTTGTTTATTACCTCGCCGGTTGCTGGTTTTTTAATTAGTAAAGTGGCTTATATTACCGGAACAAAACTTTGGAAAGATTCTATTATTGACGAATTAGAAAATGATCCCGACAGTAATTGTACCAATCCCGCATTGCCAAAGGACAAAATCAAGAAAGAATAATATTCTTAAAACATTCACTTAATACAGCAAACGTACTTTTGTAAAAAATTAATTATGAAGTACGTTTTTTTATTATTTTTAGCCAGTTTTAATTTATGGGCACAAAATATGGATACTAAAATCATTGCTCACCGCGGTGCCTGGAAAGAATACAATCTGCCACAAAATTCAATTGCGTCTTTAAACAAAGCAATTGAACTGAAATGTTTTGGAACCGAATTCGATGTTCATCTAACAAAAGATAATGTAGTTGTTGTAAACCACGACCACGATTTTTATGGTTTGGATATCGAAACATCCAATTATAATGAATTATTGGCGAAAGAACATCCAAACGGAGAAAAAATTCCTACACTTGCCGAATATTTCTCTGTTGGTTTAAATCAAAAGGCAACAAAATTAATTTTAGAAGTTAAAACGTCAGCCACTGATGGTACCAATCGAACAAAGAAACTAATCGATGTGATTTTGAAAGAATTACCGCAGACTGCCACACCTGATAACGTAGAATTTATACTTTTTGATTTTAATTCGGCAGTTTATCTAAAACAACAAGCACCTCATTTTGCGGTTCATTACTTAAACGGAGATAAATCTGCGGAAGAAATTAATGCCGTAAATTTAAATGGAATTGATTATCATTTTAAACTGTTTTTAAACAATTTCGATTTTCTGAAAGAATTTCAGCAAAAACATCTAAAAACCAATTCGTGGACGGTAAACAATTTAAATATTGCCAAGCAGTTTAATGCATCAAAAATTGATTATATCACAACCGATTATCCGCAACTTTTTTTACAAAATGGTTTGTAGTAATAGATGAAAAAAATCTGCTAAATCAATACCTCGCAGGTTTTTAAAACCTGTGAGGTCTAAAATGTATAAATGATTGGTATTTTTAGTGTATTAAGCTATTTTATCTCAACATATAATTTTTAGGTAATTCCTGTAATTCAATAATTCATTCAGATCCTTTTTTAACGATTATTTATCCGTTTTAAACAGAAACGGATTTTTTTATTTAAACGACATATTTTGTCCATTTCTCAATGTAGCTTTGTTCAAAAATAATAAAATGGCACAGCAGGATACGATTAAGCGACAGTTTTTAATCATCGGATTTTTAAGAAAGCGTCCGGCTTCGTTTAATGAAATTATTGATTATTTACAAGAAAAAGAACAAGACACAGGCTTTAACCTGACAATCAGTCAGCGGACTTTTCAGCGTGATTGCAATGAGATACTCAGTTTATGGAACATCGACATTTCGTACAACAAACGCAAAAACGTGTACGAAATAGCAGATGAAGATGATAATCCGCATATCGACCGGATTATGGAAGCTTTTGATATGGTTTCGGTTTTAAATCAGTCTAAAAAACTGGACAATTATATTTATTTAGAAAATCGAAAATCTAAAGGAACCGAATTTTTTAACGGCATTGTTTACGCCATTCAAAACAATTTTTCGGTTACATTTACGCATCAAAGTTATTGGCACGGCACAAAAAAACAACGAAACGTAGTGCCTAAAGCCATTAAAGAATCGCAGAATCGTTATTATTTAATTGCTTGGGATTTGGACAAAAAAGATTTCCGTAATTTTGGATTAGACCGCATCAGTAACTTTACGGTGGGTAACCAGAAACATATTTCGCCCAAAATAAATGTTGAAGAATACTATCAACACACTTTTGGAATTGAGCGTTACCACGACCCTGTAAAAATTGTACTGGAATTTGACAACGACCAAAAGGAATACGTGAAATCACTGCCTTTTCATTCGTCGCAAAAAATAACTAAAGAAACCAAAACTACTTTTGAATTAGAATTATTTATGCATCCTACCAATGATTTTGTGATGGAAATTCTGCGTTACGGTGCTATTTGCGAAGTAAAAGAACCTTTGGAATTACGAGAAGATGTACACAAACGTTTGATAGAAGCTTTAGGAAAATATCAGAAATAATTTTGCTCCTGCAAGGTTTCTAAAATCTTGTAGGTGTTGTCATAAAATTATTCAATTTTTTCAATTTCTATTTTTTGATGGACACGATTTGGCTGTGTGTAAGGTTAGTTTTGTTGAGATTTTAAAATCAGAAATTATGGAATACACAGAAGATTTTATCGAAGCTGCCTATGTTGCAAAAACAGAAAATCTGTTTTTAGTTTATGGTAATCCCAATGGGAAGATATTATTGATTGATATGGAGCAGAATTATAACTCTGCGGAAGTTTTGGATTCTGAAAAATATTATGAAGATTTATTAAGGAACAGAACGGAAATTAATCAAAAAAACGCCAATGATTGGTTTAAAAATATAGGGGAAAATTTTATAACTGATTGTGTAGGCTTCCCCTTTTTAGTACAGGTTATAATTATACAATATAATACATAGTTTATCACAGTTGAAGGACTGCGTGAGGCGAAGGCGTAGCCGTAGCGGAACGCAGTCCTTCAACTGTTTTTTCTTTCTTTATTTTATAGTTCACCGGGCTAATTCCTCCTAAGGCATCGTGTGGTCTGTGGTAATTATAATCTTCTATCCATTGGTCGCTTATTTCTCTGACTTGGTCAATGCTATCGAACAAATATGCATCGAGTACGTTTTCACGATAACTTTTATTAAAACGTTCTATTAAAGCGTTTTGTGTTGGTTTACCTGGTTGGGTGTATTTAAATTCAATTTCCATAACCTGGCTCCAATCCTGTGCTAATTTAGCAATAAATTCAGGTCCATTATCCATTCGTATTCGTTTTGGCTTTCCGTGTTTATTTACAAGGTGTTTTAAAACCCAAATAACTCTGCTGCTTTTAAGTGAATAATCGGTTTCTATAAATAATACTTCTCTATTAAAATCATCAATAACATTAAAGCTTCTGAACTTTCTTCCGTTGGTTAAACTATCGCTCATAAAATCAATACTCCAAGTATGGGTAAAACTTTCAGGAATTTCAATAGTTTCTTTAACTCGCTGCGGTAAGTGTTTTTTAGTCTTTCTACGATGAGGAAGACCAATCTGTTTATAAACCCTATGCAATCGCTTATGATTTACTTTGTCTCCATCATTACGAAGGCGATAATAACATTTCCAAAAACCTTCTCTTGGATGGTCTTGAGCAAATTTCTCTAATCGCTGGATTAAATCAGAATCATTTTTGATGGATTGATACTCCAAGCTACTTCGACTAGTCTGTAAAATACGGCAAGCCTTGCTTTTGCCTTTTGGATATTTGGTCAAAATATCTTTTATGATAGCTCTTTTATGGCAAGGCTTTAAAGCTTTTTTTCAATGATGTACTTAGCCATATCTAATTCTAAAGCCAAATCAGCATACATCCGTTTGAGTTTGGCGTTTTCTTCTTCAAGAGCTTTTATTTTCTTTAATTCACTTGCTTCCATGCCGCCGTAGCGTTGACGCCACTTATAAAACGTAGCTTTGCTAACTCCATGTTCTCTAACAATTGTATTAATATCTTTTCCAGATTCAAATTCTTGAAGGATCTTCGAGATTTGAGTGGGACTAAATTTACTACTCTTCATAATTACAGTTTAGTTTAAAATTAATAATTTTTCTCGTTTTAAACTGTACTTTTTTTGGGGGAGCTTACAAGACAGGGAATTTTGTTTTCAATTCCGTAAACGATGGACATATTTCGAGTGATAAATTAGCTTGGTATGCTGGGAATAGAACAGAGGAACTTGTAACACAAATTGCTGAAAAGGTAAATAGAATAAGAAAAAATCCTGAACTTACTCAATTATTACGTGAGTTAAATGAAAAGTGTAAAAGAGAATAGTTAATAAAAATTCCGAAAACCTAAAAATTTCGGGATTTTTTATTTTATATCGGACATATTTTGTCCATTACTGCTATTACATTTGAAAAAAAAAATCAAACAAAATGGAAAAACAACAATGGAATTACAGCGATTTTAACTGCCAATTACATTATATGCAATTTTGCGAAGAACCCGAATTTTGCAAAGCTTTGGCTTATTTACTTACATTTAAAAAGCACGAAAATTTAAAAGTAATTCCACACAAATTTTCAATCGAAATAGCAAATGCAGATATTCATATTTTCATCATTCACACGGTATTTTTCCAACAAAAAGAATATCCAAAAGTAAAAGAATTAAAGAACGTTCATTTTGTGTCTTTTGGTAAAGAACTTGCCGAAATGAATGAATTCAGCGAAATGAAAAACGAAATAAAATACATCAGTAAAACTATGTTAATGGCGACCGTAACTACCTTAACAGAGAATGAATTGGTAAATGCAATGGCACGATTTGTAGAAACAGATAATATCTAAACTCGTCTGTTCGAGTAGCGCAGCGTATCGAGAACTTGAAAAATTAATACAATGAAAAAGCTTTATTTAGACGATTTACGTTTCATTCCCGAAGGTTTTATCGGAGTACGTTCGTATGCTGAATTTGTAACTTATATTGAAACCCACGGTTTGCCCGATTTTATTTCATTTGACCACGATTTAGGTTTGCAAGAAAACGGTTTTGACTGTGCAAAGTGGTTAGTCAATCATTGTTTGGATCATAAAGTAAAATTACCAGATTTCACGGTTCATAGTCAAAATCCGGTAGGTAAGAAAAACATTGAGAGTTTATTGAATAATTTTAAAAATAGGAAGTAATGGCAACTTATCAGGTTAACTACAGTGTCCGTCACTTCGAGTGATTTTCCGTAGAGCAGCGAAGGAAAATTGTATCGAGAAGTTTAAAGTGAATGTTCCCGATTAACTTTGTTCCGTTTGGCTACCGCCTCGGGTCATTTTTTGTTCCATTTTATTCCACAAAAAGCATTCGAACAGACGATTTACTTTCAAAATTTAGATAAAAATGCTCATCAATTACAAAAATAAACAAATCGCCGTATTTGCCGACACACACGGAATGCACAGGAAACTTCCTATTAAAGAAGTCGATATTGCCATTCATTTAGGCGATGCGTGTACCTTTGGCAATAACGCTCAGTTTACCGATTTTTTAGATTGGT is from Flavobacterium dauae and encodes:
- a CDS encoding Na+/H+ antiporter subunit E, with amino-acid sequence MLQNFLLNILLTFVWVALTGQLGYTNFVFGYALGFFILWMVNKSVHANTEYFYRVPKIFAFILLFFYDLMKANYEVTKDVITPNYNMKPGIIKYEMEAKTDFEITMLANMIALTPGTVVVDLSKNKKFMYIHVMYLTNKEEFIERLSNRIERKLLEIIR
- the mbhE gene encoding hydrogen gas-evolving membrane-bound hydrogenase subunit E encodes the protein MLLPIIFTFLLAFVMLLLKPQKMARFFKFISVIPLLLFLYLLSYLPAVHYGAKSVFFKNEWIPSLGISLDFKIDGLSMLFSLMITGIGTLIYLYAAEYLKKDENIHRFYCYLTLFMGAMLGVVLSDNLITLFVFWELTSISSYFLIGYNTTEEDSRKSALWALSLTGLGGFFMLASFSLIGMVSGTYSINELLTQPGILVNNEFYYIIISLLFAGAFTKSAQFPFHFWLPGAMKAPTPVSAYLHSATMVKAGIYLLARFSPILSGDEVWNYTLMIVGGITMVIGALLSIFHKDMKGLLAYTTISALGIIVFLLGIGTETAYYAACTFILVHALYKATLFLITGIVDHATHTRDLSVLRGLGKVMPLVAIAAFIAALSSAGIPLTFGFLSKELFYGITTGTIWTQESVFILTGIVLLTNVFLTSAGFLAGIRPFFGKLPQEFKKIQKPNIFLWLPPVVLSFFTLLFGVLPVIVDQTVINAASSAVFGKSTDMYLSLWHGFNIVLLLSIITIVLGIVLYFTIKPSNKNEGRLKGLDDFSPQTIITNIALGIRLFAFKYTRFFHNGYLRIYILIIILFFTGIVGYKLFADVPLRVNTEGLSEFRIYEFIVFVITMIAIYIITNTSSRLTSIAALGVVGYSICLIFVFYGAPDLAMTQFAIDTLTVVLFVLVLFKLPPFLKFSNSKIQFRDGIISISFGILISLITLQALVSPADKSVSKFYADNAYVMAKGKNVVNVILVDFRGFDTMIETIVLSIAAIGVYSILKYKTQDGEKSE
- a CDS encoding Na+/H+ antiporter subunit C, whose translation is MELLLVILVGAFYSAGIYMMFRRSMVKLLLGLLLLGNGANILIFLIGGITKGKAPIIKPENTEFLEIYADPVPQALILTAIVISFALTAFAIVLLKRVYTTTGSDDLDSLNIQDLDI
- a CDS encoding glycerophosphodiester phosphodiesterase, with the protein product MKYVFLLFLASFNLWAQNMDTKIIAHRGAWKEYNLPQNSIASLNKAIELKCFGTEFDVHLTKDNVVVVNHDHDFYGLDIETSNYNELLAKEHPNGEKIPTLAEYFSVGLNQKATKLILEVKTSATDGTNRTKKLIDVILKELPQTATPDNVEFILFDFNSAVYLKQQAPHFAVHYLNGDKSAEEINAVNLNGIDYHFKLFLNNFDFLKEFQQKHLKTNSWTVNNLNIAKQFNASKIDYITTDYPQLFLQNGL
- a CDS encoding cyclic-phosphate processing receiver domain-containing protein, producing the protein MKKLYLDDLRFIPEGFIGVRSYAEFVTYIETHGLPDFISFDHDLGLQENGFDCAKWLVNHCLDHKVKLPDFTVHSQNPVGKKNIESLLNNFKNRK
- the mnhG gene encoding monovalent cation/H(+) antiporter subunit G; this encodes MNDLLIKILSTLGAVFVLIASFGVFKMPDFYSRLSVTIKAATLGIGCILIAATIHFSEFSVTTKAIAIIFFLFITSPVAGFLISKVAYITGTKLWKDSIIDELENDPDSNCTNPALPKDKIKKE
- a CDS encoding proton-conducting transporter transmembrane domain-containing protein, translated to MTTNFILAPVLMHLFTAILLLFFWQKVFVQKVISIVGNSIAFILCLRLFEMTLTNGYLTLQLGGWQAPFGITFMADTLSAIMVLLTALVSLAVGIYSTSSLNVSRIKFGYFFIFHFLVMGLLGAFLTGDIFNLYVWFEVVIISSFILLTVGGKKMQMEGAIKYVTMNMLASVIFLTAIGILYGITGTLNIADLAGKVAQVENKGLVTVTSLLFFVGFGIKSAVFPLYFWLPSAYHTPPSAIAAIFGGLLTKMGIYAMLRVFTVVFQPDYFTLTLFSVIAILTLITGALGTINKRSIRRILSYLIVCHIGYLIAGLGLNTELAFVAVIFYLIHDVIVKSNFFMISGIILKMRETVDITRLGSLLKDYPKFSFMVALVLFSLIGIPPLSGFWPKVLLFQETFKQENYVLLAALIVASFVTLFVVIRIWSEAFWKESPKPITEEIDHFRPFPLLGKIALIAPVIGLTAVSLFIGLNANSVFKLAEKAAYEMKHPEIYINNVLNTKE
- a CDS encoding monovalent cation/H+ antiporter complex subunit F → MTVEDYIAYIVMPIICLAIFFIMLRFIKGPQVVDRVVALDLLITVGVAFITLFSIIVNNPLFLDEAMILALIAFLSTVAFSFYIFKRKRDE
- a CDS encoding helix-turn-helix transcriptional regulator, whose product is MAQQDTIKRQFLIIGFLRKRPASFNEIIDYLQEKEQDTGFNLTISQRTFQRDCNEILSLWNIDISYNKRKNVYEIADEDDNPHIDRIMEAFDMVSVLNQSKKLDNYIYLENRKSKGTEFFNGIVYAIQNNFSVTFTHQSYWHGTKKQRNVVPKAIKESQNRYYLIAWDLDKKDFRNFGLDRISNFTVGNQKHISPKINVEEYYQHTFGIERYHDPVKIVLEFDNDQKEYVKSLPFHSSQKITKETKTTFELELFMHPTNDFVMEILRYGAICEVKEPLELREDVHKRLIEALGKYQK
- a CDS encoding Na+/H+ antiporter subunit B, coding for MERNRNNEKLDKTILRTSTNYLLPLLILFSIFLLIRGHYLPGGGFVGGLIASIAFVLHSFAYSPTQTLRMFSIKPFFLIPTGLLVSFLSGLLPVVLGKSFMTGVWFAESVVVIGAFGSALLFDVGVYMVVVGVVLTILFTISENT